A genomic window from Silene latifolia isolate original U9 population chromosome Y, ASM4854445v1, whole genome shotgun sequence includes:
- the LOC141631931 gene encoding uncharacterized protein LOC141631931, giving the protein MVKCLLLLGIRCVCQNRRRGLGLKQSQAWNIALVGKLVWWIVVQPDRLWVQWVHHVYLKGSTWLQYNPPTDCCWYWRKICSVKDTINGGFVEGQWSLNSGLYTVKCCYQWLREKKELVDWHKAVWCPVAAPKHNFIAWLVAHQALKLKDKLVLFGVCADDLCCICQLFPETHHHLFTHCQFSQDLLQLVGNWLGTDISANGFLLTIARRRWSNTRKKITTAALIACLYFIWLQRNEARINHCLTRPSIIAGQVQEVIRSRFQCCKPVCISQKDVHWLSKVHLV; this is encoded by the coding sequence ATGGTAAAGTGCCTTCTGTTGCTTGGCATAAGGTGTGTGTGCCAAAACAGGAGGAGGGGTCTTGGTCTTAAACAATCTCAAGCTTGGAATATTGCTTTGGTTGGCAAATTAGTTTGGTGGATTGTTGTGCAACCTGATAGGCTGTGGGTTCAGTGGGTGCATCATGTGTACTTAAAGGGCTCTACTTGGCTTCAGTATAATCCCCCTACAGATTGTTGCTGGTATTGGAGGAAGATCTGTAGTGTTAAGGATACTATCAATGGTGGATTTGTTGAGGGTCAGTGGAGTCTCAACTCTGGTTTGTACACTGTGAAGTGCTGTTATCAATGGCTTAGGGAGAAGAAGGAATTGGTGGACTGGCACAAGGCTGTATGGTGCCCTGTTGCTGCTCCAAAACATAATTTTATAGCATGGCTTGTGGCTCACCAAGCTCTGAAATTGAAAGATAAACTGGTTCTGTTTGGTGTTTGTGCTGATGATCTTTGCTGTATCTGTCAGTTGTTTCCTGAAACGCATCATCATCTGTTTACTCACTGCCAGTTCAGTCAGGATCTTCTACAGCTTGTTGGAAACTGGTTGGGTACTGATATTAGTGCTAATGGATTTTTACTCACTATTGCTCGCAGAAGATGGAGCAACACCAGGAAGAAAATTACTACTGCAGCCCTTATTGCTTGCTTGTATTTTATCTGGTTGCAGCGTAATGAAGCTAGGATTAATCATTGCCTCACAAGACCTAGTATTATTGCAGGTCAAGTTCAGGAAGTTATTAGAAGTCGTTTTCAATGTTGTAAACCTGTATGCATCTCTCAAAAAGATGTGCACTGGTTGTCTAAGGTGCACTTAGTTTAA